The following coding sequences are from one Gossypium hirsutum isolate 1008001.06 chromosome A12, Gossypium_hirsutum_v2.1, whole genome shotgun sequence window:
- the LOC121210901 gene encoding mitochondrial adenine nucleotide transporter ADNT1 isoform X1, producing the protein MASEDVKTSESAVSTIVNLAEEAKLAREGVKAPSYAVLSICKSLVAGGVAGGVSRTAVAPLERLKILLQVQNPHSIKYNGTIQGLKYIWRTEGFRGLFKGNGTNCARIVPNSAVKFFSYEQASKGILYLYRQQTGDNDAQLTPLLRLGAGACAGIIAMSATYPMDMVRGRLTVQLGLLQTDNSPFQYRGMFHALSTVLREEGPRALYKGWLPSVIGVIPYVGLNFAVYESLKDWLIKSKAFGLVEDSELSVTTRLACGAAAGTVGQTVAYPLDVIRRRMQMVGWKEAASVVTGDGRNKASLEYTGMIDAFRKTVRHEGFGALYKGLVPNSVKVVPSIALAFVTYEVVKDILGVEIRISD; encoded by the exons ATGGCTTCGGAGGATGTGAAGACTAGTGAATCAGCTGTTTCGACGATCGTGAATCTAGCTGAAGAAGCGAAGCTCGCTAGAGAAGGCGTTAAAGCTCCCAGTTATGCTGTTCTTAGTATCTGCAAGTCTCTCGTTGCCGGCGGCGTTGCTGGTGGAGT GTCACGAACTGCCGTTGCTCCTTTGGAACGTTTAAAAATCTTACTTCAG GTTCAGAATCCACATAGTATAAAATACAATGGAACAATTCAAGGCTTGAAGTACATTTGGAGAACAGAAGGTTTTCGCGGATTATTCAAAGGCAACGGTACTAATTGCGCTCGCATTGTTCCAAATTCTGCCGTCAAGTTCTTCAGCTATGAGCAAGCGTCAAA GGGAATCCTATATTTGTATCGACAGCAAACTGGTGATA ATGATGCTCAGCTCACTCCTCTTTTACGCCTTGGAGCTGGAGCATGTGCTGGAATAATTGCCATGTCTGCAACTTATCCAATGGACATGGTACGAGGCAGGCTTACTGTACAG TTGGGCCTATTGCAGACAGACAACTCTCCTTTTCAGTATAGGGGAATGTTCCATGCTCTGTCAACTGTGTTGCGTGAAGAAGGCCCACGAGCATTGTACAAGGGTTGGCTTCCTTCAGTCATCGGAGTT ATACCATATGTGGGCCTGAACTTTGCCGTGTACGAATCTCTAAAAGATTGGTTAATCAAAAGTAAAGCATTCGGATTGGTTGAAGACTCTGAGTTGAGCGTGACGACCAGGCTTGCTTGCGGGGCTGCTGCTGGAACTGTTGGCCAAACCGTAGCTTACCCTCTTGACGTGATTCGAAGAAGAATGCAAATGGTAGGATGGAAAGAGGCAGCCTCTGTTGTCACTGGTGATGGGAGGAACAAGGCCTCTCTCGAGTATACCGGCATGATCGATGCATTCAGGAAAACTGTTAGGCATGAGGGCTTTGGAGCATTATACAAGGGTCTGGTCCCCAATTCTGTTAAG GTTGTACCATCAATAGCACTCGCGTTTGTGACATATGAAGTGGTGAAGGACATTTTAGGGGTTGAGATTAGAATATCAGACTGA
- the LOC121210901 gene encoding mitochondrial adenine nucleotide transporter ADNT1 isoform X3, producing the protein MASEDVKTSESAVSTIVNLAEEAKLAREGVKAPSYAVLSICKSLVAGGVAGGVSRTAVAPLERLKILLQVQNPHSIKYNGTIQGLKYIWRTEGFRGLFKGNGTNCARIVPNSAVKFFSYEQASKGILYLYRQQTGDNDAQLTPLLRLGAGACAGIIAMSATYPMDMVRGRLTVQTDNSPFQYRGMFHALSTVLREEGPRALYKGWLPSVIGVIPYVGLNFAVYESLKDWLIKSKAFGLVEDSELSVTTRLACGAAAGTVGQTVAYPLDVIRRRMQMVGWKEAASVVTGDGRNKASLEYTGMIDAFRKTVRHEGFGALYKGLVPNSVKVVPSIALAFVTYEVVKDILGVEIRISD; encoded by the exons ATGGCTTCGGAGGATGTGAAGACTAGTGAATCAGCTGTTTCGACGATCGTGAATCTAGCTGAAGAAGCGAAGCTCGCTAGAGAAGGCGTTAAAGCTCCCAGTTATGCTGTTCTTAGTATCTGCAAGTCTCTCGTTGCCGGCGGCGTTGCTGGTGGAGT GTCACGAACTGCCGTTGCTCCTTTGGAACGTTTAAAAATCTTACTTCAG GTTCAGAATCCACATAGTATAAAATACAATGGAACAATTCAAGGCTTGAAGTACATTTGGAGAACAGAAGGTTTTCGCGGATTATTCAAAGGCAACGGTACTAATTGCGCTCGCATTGTTCCAAATTCTGCCGTCAAGTTCTTCAGCTATGAGCAAGCGTCAAA GGGAATCCTATATTTGTATCGACAGCAAACTGGTGATA ATGATGCTCAGCTCACTCCTCTTTTACGCCTTGGAGCTGGAGCATGTGCTGGAATAATTGCCATGTCTGCAACTTATCCAATGGACATGGTACGAGGCAGGCTTACTGTACAG ACAGACAACTCTCCTTTTCAGTATAGGGGAATGTTCCATGCTCTGTCAACTGTGTTGCGTGAAGAAGGCCCACGAGCATTGTACAAGGGTTGGCTTCCTTCAGTCATCGGAGTT ATACCATATGTGGGCCTGAACTTTGCCGTGTACGAATCTCTAAAAGATTGGTTAATCAAAAGTAAAGCATTCGGATTGGTTGAAGACTCTGAGTTGAGCGTGACGACCAGGCTTGCTTGCGGGGCTGCTGCTGGAACTGTTGGCCAAACCGTAGCTTACCCTCTTGACGTGATTCGAAGAAGAATGCAAATGGTAGGATGGAAAGAGGCAGCCTCTGTTGTCACTGGTGATGGGAGGAACAAGGCCTCTCTCGAGTATACCGGCATGATCGATGCATTCAGGAAAACTGTTAGGCATGAGGGCTTTGGAGCATTATACAAGGGTCTGGTCCCCAATTCTGTTAAG GTTGTACCATCAATAGCACTCGCGTTTGTGACATATGAAGTGGTGAAGGACATTTTAGGGGTTGAGATTAGAATATCAGACTGA
- the LOC121210901 gene encoding mitochondrial adenine nucleotide transporter ADNT1 isoform X4, with protein MASEDVKTSESAVSTIVNLAEEAKLAREGVKAPSYAVLSICKSLVAGGVAGGVSRTAVAPLERLKILLQVQNPHSIKYNGTIQGLKYIWRTEGFRGLFKGNGTNCARIVPNSAVKFFSYEQASKGILYLYRQQTDDAQLTPLLRLGAGACAGIIAMSATYPMDMVRGRLTVQTDNSPFQYRGMFHALSTVLREEGPRALYKGWLPSVIGVIPYVGLNFAVYESLKDWLIKSKAFGLVEDSELSVTTRLACGAAAGTVGQTVAYPLDVIRRRMQMVGWKEAASVVTGDGRNKASLEYTGMIDAFRKTVRHEGFGALYKGLVPNSVKVVPSIALAFVTYEVVKDILGVEIRISD; from the exons ATGGCTTCGGAGGATGTGAAGACTAGTGAATCAGCTGTTTCGACGATCGTGAATCTAGCTGAAGAAGCGAAGCTCGCTAGAGAAGGCGTTAAAGCTCCCAGTTATGCTGTTCTTAGTATCTGCAAGTCTCTCGTTGCCGGCGGCGTTGCTGGTGGAGT GTCACGAACTGCCGTTGCTCCTTTGGAACGTTTAAAAATCTTACTTCAG GTTCAGAATCCACATAGTATAAAATACAATGGAACAATTCAAGGCTTGAAGTACATTTGGAGAACAGAAGGTTTTCGCGGATTATTCAAAGGCAACGGTACTAATTGCGCTCGCATTGTTCCAAATTCTGCCGTCAAGTTCTTCAGCTATGAGCAAGCGTCAAA GGGAATCCTATATTTGTATCGACAGCAAACTG ATGATGCTCAGCTCACTCCTCTTTTACGCCTTGGAGCTGGAGCATGTGCTGGAATAATTGCCATGTCTGCAACTTATCCAATGGACATGGTACGAGGCAGGCTTACTGTACAG ACAGACAACTCTCCTTTTCAGTATAGGGGAATGTTCCATGCTCTGTCAACTGTGTTGCGTGAAGAAGGCCCACGAGCATTGTACAAGGGTTGGCTTCCTTCAGTCATCGGAGTT ATACCATATGTGGGCCTGAACTTTGCCGTGTACGAATCTCTAAAAGATTGGTTAATCAAAAGTAAAGCATTCGGATTGGTTGAAGACTCTGAGTTGAGCGTGACGACCAGGCTTGCTTGCGGGGCTGCTGCTGGAACTGTTGGCCAAACCGTAGCTTACCCTCTTGACGTGATTCGAAGAAGAATGCAAATGGTAGGATGGAAAGAGGCAGCCTCTGTTGTCACTGGTGATGGGAGGAACAAGGCCTCTCTCGAGTATACCGGCATGATCGATGCATTCAGGAAAACTGTTAGGCATGAGGGCTTTGGAGCATTATACAAGGGTCTGGTCCCCAATTCTGTTAAG GTTGTACCATCAATAGCACTCGCGTTTGTGACATATGAAGTGGTGAAGGACATTTTAGGGGTTGAGATTAGAATATCAGACTGA
- the LOC121210901 gene encoding mitochondrial adenine nucleotide transporter ADNT1 isoform X2: MASEDVKTSESAVSTIVNLAEEAKLAREGVKAPSYAVLSICKSLVAGGVAGGVSRTAVAPLERLKILLQVQNPHSIKYNGTIQGLKYIWRTEGFRGLFKGNGTNCARIVPNSAVKFFSYEQASKGILYLYRQQTDDAQLTPLLRLGAGACAGIIAMSATYPMDMVRGRLTVQLGLLQTDNSPFQYRGMFHALSTVLREEGPRALYKGWLPSVIGVIPYVGLNFAVYESLKDWLIKSKAFGLVEDSELSVTTRLACGAAAGTVGQTVAYPLDVIRRRMQMVGWKEAASVVTGDGRNKASLEYTGMIDAFRKTVRHEGFGALYKGLVPNSVKVVPSIALAFVTYEVVKDILGVEIRISD; the protein is encoded by the exons ATGGCTTCGGAGGATGTGAAGACTAGTGAATCAGCTGTTTCGACGATCGTGAATCTAGCTGAAGAAGCGAAGCTCGCTAGAGAAGGCGTTAAAGCTCCCAGTTATGCTGTTCTTAGTATCTGCAAGTCTCTCGTTGCCGGCGGCGTTGCTGGTGGAGT GTCACGAACTGCCGTTGCTCCTTTGGAACGTTTAAAAATCTTACTTCAG GTTCAGAATCCACATAGTATAAAATACAATGGAACAATTCAAGGCTTGAAGTACATTTGGAGAACAGAAGGTTTTCGCGGATTATTCAAAGGCAACGGTACTAATTGCGCTCGCATTGTTCCAAATTCTGCCGTCAAGTTCTTCAGCTATGAGCAAGCGTCAAA GGGAATCCTATATTTGTATCGACAGCAAACTG ATGATGCTCAGCTCACTCCTCTTTTACGCCTTGGAGCTGGAGCATGTGCTGGAATAATTGCCATGTCTGCAACTTATCCAATGGACATGGTACGAGGCAGGCTTACTGTACAG TTGGGCCTATTGCAGACAGACAACTCTCCTTTTCAGTATAGGGGAATGTTCCATGCTCTGTCAACTGTGTTGCGTGAAGAAGGCCCACGAGCATTGTACAAGGGTTGGCTTCCTTCAGTCATCGGAGTT ATACCATATGTGGGCCTGAACTTTGCCGTGTACGAATCTCTAAAAGATTGGTTAATCAAAAGTAAAGCATTCGGATTGGTTGAAGACTCTGAGTTGAGCGTGACGACCAGGCTTGCTTGCGGGGCTGCTGCTGGAACTGTTGGCCAAACCGTAGCTTACCCTCTTGACGTGATTCGAAGAAGAATGCAAATGGTAGGATGGAAAGAGGCAGCCTCTGTTGTCACTGGTGATGGGAGGAACAAGGCCTCTCTCGAGTATACCGGCATGATCGATGCATTCAGGAAAACTGTTAGGCATGAGGGCTTTGGAGCATTATACAAGGGTCTGGTCCCCAATTCTGTTAAG GTTGTACCATCAATAGCACTCGCGTTTGTGACATATGAAGTGGTGAAGGACATTTTAGGGGTTGAGATTAGAATATCAGACTGA